One Telluria mixta DNA window includes the following coding sequences:
- the kdgD gene encoding 5-dehydro-4-deoxyglucarate dehydratase — MNPQELKQVMSSGLLSFPITDFDAEGNFRKSTYIERLEWLAPYGATALFAAGGTGEFFSLTHDEYSQVIKTAVDTCAGKVPILAGAGGPTRAAIAFAQEAERLGAKGILLLPHYLTEASQDGLVAHVEQVCKSVKIGVVVYNRAQCRLTPDSLEKLADRCPNLIGFKDGIGDIELMVSIWRRMGDRFSYLGGLPTAEVYAAAYKALGVPVYSSAVFNFMPKLAMEFYHAIAKDDHATTNRLLDEFFLPYLAIRNRKAGYAVSIVKAGARLVGHDGGPVRAPLTDLTDEESDMLHKLIVAQGGQ; from the coding sequence ATGAATCCGCAAGAACTCAAGCAAGTCATGTCGTCCGGCCTGCTGTCCTTCCCCATCACCGATTTCGACGCCGAAGGCAACTTCCGCAAAAGCACCTACATCGAACGCCTGGAATGGCTGGCCCCGTACGGCGCCACCGCCCTGTTCGCGGCCGGCGGCACCGGTGAATTCTTCTCGCTGACGCATGACGAGTACTCGCAGGTGATCAAGACCGCTGTCGACACGTGCGCCGGCAAGGTGCCCATCCTCGCCGGTGCCGGCGGCCCGACGCGCGCGGCGATCGCGTTCGCCCAGGAAGCCGAGCGCCTCGGCGCGAAAGGCATCCTGCTGCTGCCGCATTACCTGACGGAAGCGAGCCAGGACGGCCTCGTCGCGCACGTGGAACAAGTCTGCAAATCGGTCAAGATCGGCGTCGTGGTGTACAACCGCGCGCAGTGCCGCCTCACGCCGGACTCGCTGGAAAAGCTGGCCGACCGCTGCCCGAACCTGATCGGCTTCAAGGACGGCATCGGCGACATCGAGCTGATGGTGTCGATCTGGCGCCGCATGGGCGACCGCTTCAGCTACCTCGGCGGCCTGCCGACCGCGGAAGTGTATGCCGCGGCGTATAAGGCGCTGGGCGTGCCGGTGTACTCATCGGCCGTGTTCAACTTCATGCCGAAGCTCGCGATGGAGTTCTACCACGCGATCGCGAAGGACGATCACGCGACGACCAACCGCCTGCTCGACGAATTCTTCCTGCCCTACCTGGCGATCCGCAACCGCAAGGCCGGCTACGCCGTGTCGATCGTGAAGGCGGGCGCACGCCTCGTCGGCCACGACGGCGGCCCGGTGCGCGCACCGCTGACCGACCTGACGGACGAAGAATCCGACATGCTGCACAAGCTGATCGTCGCCCAGGGCGGCCAATAA
- a CDS encoding TonB-dependent receptor plug domain-containing protein, which translates to MPTQFRKTLIHLAVASACGVLALPGHAQETTTTPADPASAPAPAPAPAPAPAATPAPQDGVNTVVVSGSRIAARGFSQPTPTTTLTADDLAKSAKPNLFNTLAELPALQGSTGRTTFTYSTSSGVQGLSSLSLRGLGTIRTLTLLDGQRVVGANVTGVTDVSQFPQLLVKRVDVVTGGASASYGSDAVGGVVNFITDKKFSGFKFNAEGGMTQYHDDKNGTLQAAWGKGFMNDRLHVTASGEFTKENGIDSPGFGEVGANGRDWYKNPALQESTKAMQAAGAPRYKSIQHAQHIQYAKYGLITNGPLKGTAFGPGGAPYPFQYGTDCVGNFCVGGDLSGSVGAGTNLAMNFKRQVGYTRVSWDIDADNEIYVTGNWAQVKSVFSPNPGAAKQANLNIRCDNAYLPASIAADCASGYPTGVMQVGTANAEFPANISVHPTRTQRRFVVGADGRFNLFGKDWSYDAYAEHGENTTVIHVQDITLNRRYNYAIDAVRDASGNIVCRDASARANGCQPINILGDVPINMAGWSYIAPQNGPMQHTDSSQNVVSANVHGDVMEGWAGPISMATGLEWRREEYSVYGDPYGAGVDLQSRYAPSYPLDTTLSTGGDNWFAGNYHNGRGAFNVKEAYLEFNIPFLKSATWGEANLNIADREEKYSTAGHASAWKIGATWKTPVDGLRLRAVSSKDVRAPNLSELYAAMTVTNQAVNNNQGSSIQIQQRNVGNPDLKPEVARNNSFGIVLSQPSWARGFNLSVDYYDIKVKNVINSLGPQQEVDLCYAGYQNVCSAVSINGPAGTNYVLAQSFNFASLHTRGVDIETAYRTNLRDYGLPGTFTLRGMATRTIHSVSDPGVPGTTPSEGAGNMAGSTPKWKALVTQSWENGKLGLSLTERWVSAGVFSNEFIECQANCPLPTAAHPTIYDNHLPGATYIDFGATYTFAKDSMLYFKIDNLADRGPVLVPQTNLSIGINPALYDVIGRTYRAGVRMAF; encoded by the coding sequence ATGCCAACGCAGTTTCGCAAGACCCTGATCCACCTCGCCGTCGCCAGTGCCTGCGGCGTCCTTGCCCTTCCTGGCCACGCCCAGGAGACCACCACCACACCCGCCGATCCCGCGTCCGCACCCGCACCGGCACCCGCACCGGCACCCGCACCCGCCGCGACCCCGGCCCCGCAGGACGGCGTGAATACCGTTGTCGTCTCTGGCTCGCGCATCGCCGCGCGCGGCTTCAGCCAGCCGACGCCCACGACGACCCTGACGGCCGACGACCTGGCGAAATCCGCCAAGCCGAACCTGTTCAACACGCTGGCCGAACTGCCCGCGCTGCAGGGCAGCACGGGCCGCACGACGTTCACGTACAGTACGTCGAGCGGCGTGCAGGGCCTGTCGTCGCTGTCGCTGCGCGGCCTCGGCACGATCCGCACCCTGACCCTGCTGGACGGCCAGCGCGTCGTCGGCGCGAACGTCACGGGTGTCACGGACGTCAGCCAGTTCCCGCAACTGCTGGTCAAACGCGTCGACGTCGTGACGGGCGGCGCGTCGGCGTCGTACGGTTCCGATGCGGTGGGCGGCGTCGTAAACTTCATCACCGACAAAAAATTCAGCGGATTCAAGTTCAATGCCGAAGGCGGCATGACGCAGTACCACGACGACAAGAACGGCACCCTGCAGGCCGCGTGGGGCAAGGGGTTCATGAACGACCGCCTGCACGTGACGGCGAGCGGCGAGTTCACGAAGGAGAACGGTATCGATTCGCCGGGCTTCGGCGAAGTCGGCGCGAACGGCCGCGACTGGTACAAGAACCCGGCGCTGCAGGAATCGACGAAGGCGATGCAGGCCGCGGGCGCCCCGCGCTATAAAAGCATCCAGCACGCGCAGCACATCCAGTATGCGAAGTATGGCCTGATCACGAACGGTCCGCTGAAGGGCACGGCCTTCGGTCCGGGCGGCGCCCCGTACCCGTTCCAGTACGGGACCGATTGCGTCGGCAACTTCTGCGTCGGCGGGGACCTGTCGGGGAGTGTCGGCGCGGGCACGAACCTCGCGATGAACTTCAAGCGCCAGGTCGGCTACACGCGTGTGTCGTGGGATATCGACGCGGACAACGAGATCTACGTGACCGGCAACTGGGCGCAGGTGAAATCCGTGTTCTCGCCGAACCCGGGCGCGGCCAAGCAGGCCAACCTCAACATCCGGTGCGACAATGCGTACCTGCCGGCGTCCATCGCGGCCGACTGCGCGTCCGGCTATCCGACCGGCGTGATGCAGGTCGGTACCGCGAACGCGGAATTCCCGGCCAATATCTCCGTGCACCCGACCCGCACGCAGCGCCGCTTCGTCGTCGGCGCGGACGGCCGGTTCAACCTGTTCGGCAAGGACTGGTCGTATGACGCGTACGCGGAGCACGGCGAGAACACGACCGTGATCCACGTGCAGGACATCACCCTGAACCGCCGCTACAACTACGCGATCGACGCCGTGCGCGACGCCAGCGGCAACATCGTCTGCCGCGACGCCAGCGCGCGCGCGAACGGCTGCCAGCCGATCAACATCCTCGGCGACGTGCCGATCAACATGGCCGGCTGGTCGTACATCGCGCCGCAGAACGGACCGATGCAGCACACGGATTCGAGCCAGAACGTCGTCAGCGCCAACGTCCACGGGGACGTGATGGAAGGCTGGGCCGGGCCGATCTCGATGGCAACCGGTCTCGAATGGCGCCGCGAGGAGTACTCGGTGTACGGCGATCCGTACGGCGCCGGCGTGGACCTGCAGTCGCGCTATGCCCCGAGCTATCCGCTCGACACGACCCTGTCGACGGGCGGCGACAACTGGTTCGCGGGGAATTACCACAACGGCCGCGGCGCATTCAACGTGAAGGAGGCTTACCTCGAATTCAACATCCCGTTCCTGAAGTCGGCCACGTGGGGCGAAGCGAACCTGAACATCGCCGACCGCGAAGAGAAGTACAGCACGGCCGGCCACGCCAGCGCCTGGAAGATCGGCGCGACGTGGAAGACGCCGGTCGACGGCCTGCGCCTGCGCGCCGTCAGCTCCAAGGACGTGCGCGCGCCTAACCTGTCCGAACTGTACGCCGCGATGACGGTGACGAACCAGGCGGTCAACAACAACCAGGGTTCATCGATCCAGATCCAGCAGCGCAACGTGGGCAATCCGGACCTGAAGCCCGAAGTCGCCCGCAACAATTCGTTCGGCATCGTGCTCTCGCAACCCAGCTGGGCGCGCGGCTTCAACCTGTCGGTCGACTACTACGACATCAAGGTCAAGAACGTGATCAACTCGCTGGGCCCCCAGCAGGAGGTCGACCTGTGCTACGCGGGCTACCAGAACGTGTGCAGCGCCGTGTCGATCAACGGTCCGGCCGGCACGAACTACGTGCTGGCGCAGAGCTTCAACTTCGCGTCGCTGCACACGCGCGGCGTCGACATCGAGACGGCCTACCGCACGAACCTGCGCGACTACGGCCTGCCGGGTACCTTCACGTTGCGCGGCATGGCCACGCGGACGATCCACTCGGTGTCCGACCCGGGCGTGCCGGGCACGACGCCGAGCGAGGGCGCGGGCAACATGGCGGGCAGCACGCCGAAGTGGAAGGCGCTGGTGACCCAGTCGTGGGAGAACGGCAAGCTGGGTCTCAGCCTGACGGAGCGCTGGGTCAGCGCCGGTGTGTTCAGCAACGAGTTCATCGAATGCCAGGCCAACTGCCCGCTGCCGACCGCTGCGCATCC